The proteins below are encoded in one region of Ornithinimicrobium avium:
- a CDS encoding VOC family protein, with the protein MTAVLDHLVLAVPDLDEAVRDLAGRTGVVAAPGGSHPGRGTRNALLGLTWRGGSRCYLELLGPDPEQVGVPPQDTMLGFGRLGRGFAPRLHTWAVRPSDLDATVRTAREAGIEVGEAVAASRATPSGDRLAWRLAVPDPLGFGGAQPFLIDWQGTAHPSDAELPVLELLGVELRHPDADALARVLRVLGVDVPVVQAPQAGLGARLGTPRGPVELG; encoded by the coding sequence CGAGGCGGTCCGCGACCTGGCCGGGCGCACCGGCGTGGTGGCCGCGCCCGGCGGCTCCCACCCCGGCCGCGGCACCCGCAACGCGCTGCTCGGCCTGACCTGGCGCGGCGGGAGCCGGTGCTACCTGGAGCTGCTCGGCCCGGACCCCGAACAGGTCGGCGTCCCGCCGCAGGACACGATGCTCGGATTCGGCCGGCTCGGGCGCGGGTTCGCGCCGAGGCTGCACACGTGGGCGGTGCGCCCGTCAGACCTGGACGCGACCGTGCGCACGGCGCGGGAGGCCGGGATCGAGGTCGGCGAGGCCGTGGCGGCCTCCAGGGCGACGCCCTCGGGCGACCGGCTGGCGTGGCGGCTGGCCGTGCCCGACCCGCTCGGGTTCGGCGGGGCGCAGCCCTTCCTCATCGACTGGCAGGGCACGGCGCACCCCAGCGACGCCGAGCTGCCGGTGCTGGAGCTGCTCGGCGTGGAGCTGCGGCACCCCGACGCCGACGCGCTGGCGCGGGTGCTGAGGGTGCTGGGGGTGGACGTGCCGGTGGTGCAGGCGCCGCAGGCGGGTCTGGGCGCGCGGCTCGGCACGCCGCGGGGTCCGGTCGAGCTCGGCTGA
- a CDS encoding DEAD/DEAH box helicase, with the protein MPTDLTSAAWVLDVSRERLVEELGTLTVTRGEAYVAEGRVRTLVAALGGQQLLATVSGADRHLYQTIVRRAGTEGADWSGQCSCPVGLDCKHTVATVLAARDRLETTGAARRPSWESALAPLVRSTTSAPAAPRHRLALEVSARRGSYREEGLVVLLRPLRDGARSRWVRGGVAWRDLTSPWATPEVDPAQRAALTQLHGLAQGPSSYHLYGAAELPLGDLGPTAWHLLRRALVTGVELVAGEGAEDVTLAQGEAEVALDLARDDDGGLTLRPMVTSVGAPGGEDADDVGTDPDGGRAFLLGRPPHGLARLGEDGRLVLQPLRTAVDASLAPLVERSEPVRVPPQDVERFLSLYYPSLSRQLHLSSRDGSVPAADQVRPRLHLDLTPEPGHVLQLAWCFRYTVPSVDGGAVGATLPLERGPQDPPRDHDAEEAVAGAAAALLHDIPFTLDRGRAAPWPHPRSTVSGRATVRFVTEVLPRLEALEDVEVEVHGELATYEEAQEAPVVTLETSEGQVEDWFDLHVTVSVGGQPVPFEALFAALVRGDDVMMLDSGTWFPLDSPALQELRRLIEEARQLDDREGGLRLTAYQAGLWEDLVRLGVPGQQSARWQESVEAVLALGDADRGTIAVPEALEATLRPYQLDGYRWLSTLWDARLGGVLADDMGLGKTLQVLATVVRAESRGDLAEGPVLVVAPTSVVTTWAEEAARFAPGLRVVTVDATRRRRGEDLAAAVGAADLVVTSYTLLRLEAADYRALPWSATVLDEAQFVKNHRSATYQAVRRVGAARTFAITGTPLENNLMDLWSMFSLAAPGLFPRPELFNEVYRRPVEAGGEPEVLDRLRRRIRPFLLRRTKGEVAAELPSKTEQTVHVDLHPAHRRVYDRHLNRERQRVLGLLQDVDKNRMAIFRALTTLRQLALDPALVSAEHAGLATSAKVAALVQQLRELAAEGHRALVFSSFTSYLALVRAALEEAGVTYCYLDGSTRDRAARVRAFREGDDPAFLISLKAGGFGLNLTEADYVFVLDPWWNPAAEAQAVDRTHRIGQTRPVNVYRMVSTGTIEEKVVALQARKRKLFATVVDSGELGSGRITVADIRGLLGE; encoded by the coding sequence ATGCCGACCGACCTGACCTCCGCAGCCTGGGTGCTGGACGTGTCCCGGGAGCGTCTGGTCGAGGAGCTGGGGACGCTGACCGTCACCCGCGGCGAGGCCTACGTGGCCGAGGGCCGGGTGCGCACGCTGGTGGCCGCGCTCGGCGGGCAGCAGCTGCTGGCCACGGTCTCGGGTGCGGACCGCCACCTCTACCAGACGATCGTGCGGCGGGCCGGGACCGAGGGTGCGGACTGGAGCGGCCAGTGCAGCTGTCCCGTCGGGCTGGACTGCAAGCACACCGTCGCCACGGTCCTGGCCGCCCGCGACCGGTTGGAGACGACCGGCGCCGCGCGCCGGCCGAGCTGGGAGTCGGCCCTCGCGCCGCTGGTCCGCAGCACCACCTCGGCGCCCGCCGCGCCGCGGCACCGGCTGGCCCTGGAGGTGTCGGCGCGCCGCGGTTCCTACCGCGAGGAGGGACTGGTGGTGCTGCTCCGGCCCCTGCGCGACGGGGCCCGCTCGCGCTGGGTGCGCGGTGGGGTGGCCTGGCGCGACCTGACCTCGCCGTGGGCGACGCCCGAGGTCGACCCCGCGCAGCGCGCGGCACTGACCCAGCTGCACGGCCTCGCGCAGGGCCCCTCGTCCTACCACCTCTACGGCGCCGCCGAGCTCCCGCTCGGCGACCTCGGTCCCACCGCCTGGCACCTGCTGCGGCGGGCGCTGGTCACCGGCGTGGAGCTGGTCGCGGGCGAGGGAGCCGAGGACGTCACCCTGGCCCAGGGCGAGGCGGAGGTCGCGCTGGACCTGGCCCGCGACGACGACGGCGGGCTGACGCTGCGGCCGATGGTCACCTCGGTCGGCGCCCCGGGCGGCGAGGACGCCGACGACGTCGGCACCGACCCGGACGGCGGTCGCGCCTTCCTCCTCGGACGACCGCCGCACGGCCTGGCTCGGCTGGGCGAGGACGGGCGGCTGGTGCTGCAGCCGCTGCGCACCGCGGTCGACGCCAGCCTCGCGCCGCTCGTCGAGCGCAGCGAGCCGGTGCGGGTGCCGCCGCAGGACGTGGAGCGCTTCCTCAGCCTCTACTACCCGAGCCTGTCGCGGCAGCTGCACCTCAGCTCGCGGGACGGGAGCGTGCCGGCGGCCGACCAGGTGCGGCCACGCCTGCACCTCGATCTCACGCCCGAGCCCGGGCACGTGCTGCAGCTGGCCTGGTGCTTCCGCTACACGGTGCCCTCCGTCGACGGCGGCGCCGTCGGCGCGACGCTGCCCCTGGAGCGCGGTCCGCAGGACCCTCCCCGGGACCACGACGCCGAGGAGGCCGTGGCGGGCGCCGCGGCGGCGCTGCTGCACGACATACCCTTCACCCTCGACCGGGGGCGGGCAGCGCCCTGGCCGCACCCGCGCTCGACCGTGTCGGGGAGGGCCACCGTCCGGTTCGTCACCGAGGTGCTGCCCCGGCTGGAGGCGCTGGAGGACGTCGAGGTCGAGGTGCACGGCGAGCTGGCGACCTACGAGGAGGCCCAGGAGGCGCCGGTGGTCACGCTGGAGACGAGCGAGGGCCAGGTCGAGGACTGGTTCGACCTGCACGTCACGGTGAGCGTCGGCGGCCAGCCCGTGCCGTTCGAGGCGCTCTTCGCCGCGCTCGTCCGTGGCGACGACGTCATGATGCTGGACTCGGGCACCTGGTTCCCGCTCGACTCACCGGCGCTGCAGGAGCTGCGCCGGCTGATCGAGGAGGCCCGGCAGCTGGACGACCGTGAGGGCGGACTGCGGCTCACGGCCTACCAGGCCGGCCTGTGGGAGGACCTCGTCCGGCTGGGCGTCCCCGGCCAGCAGAGCGCCCGGTGGCAGGAGTCGGTCGAGGCGGTCCTGGCCCTCGGCGACGCGGACCGGGGCACGATCGCGGTGCCCGAGGCTCTGGAGGCGACCCTGCGGCCCTACCAGCTCGACGGCTACCGGTGGTTGAGCACGCTGTGGGACGCGCGCCTCGGCGGCGTCCTGGCCGACGACATGGGGCTGGGCAAGACCCTGCAGGTGCTGGCGACCGTGGTCCGTGCCGAGAGCCGGGGCGACCTGGCCGAGGGGCCGGTGCTGGTCGTCGCGCCCACGAGCGTCGTGACGACCTGGGCGGAGGAGGCGGCGCGCTTCGCGCCGGGGCTGCGGGTGGTGACGGTGGACGCGACCCGGCGGCGCCGGGGCGAGGACCTGGCGGCGGCGGTCGGGGCGGCGGACCTGGTGGTGACCTCCTACACGCTGCTGCGGCTGGAGGCGGCTGACTACCGGGCCCTTCCCTGGAGCGCGACGGTCCTGGACGAGGCGCAGTTCGTCAAGAACCACCGCTCGGCCACCTACCAGGCGGTGCGCCGGGTGGGGGCCGCCCGCACGTTCGCGATCACCGGGACCCCGCTGGAGAACAACCTGATGGACCTGTGGTCGATGTTCTCCCTCGCCGCGCCCGGGCTCTTCCCGCGGCCGGAGCTGTTCAACGAGGTCTACCGGAGGCCCGTCGAGGCCGGAGGGGAGCCGGAGGTCCTGGACCGGCTCCGCCGGCGCATCCGTCCCTTCCTGCTGCGCCGCACCAAGGGCGAGGTCGCCGCGGAGCTGCCGTCCAAGACCGAGCAGACCGTGCACGTCGACCTGCACCCGGCGCACCGGCGGGTCTACGACCGGCACCTCAACCGCGAGCGGCAGCGGGTCCTGGGCCTGCTGCAGGACGTGGACAAGAACCGGATGGCGATCTTCCGGGCGCTGACCACCCTGCGCCAGCTGGCGCTCGACCCCGCCCTCGTCTCCGCCGAGCACGCCGGGCTGGCCACCTCGGCCAAGGTCGCGGCGCTGGTGCAGCAGCTGCGGGAGCTGGCCGCCGAGGGGCACCGGGCGCTCGTCTTCTCCAGCTTCACCAGCTATCTCGCGCTGGTCCGGGCCGCGCTGGAGGAGGCGGGCGTCACCTACTGCTACCTCGACGGCAGCACCCGGGACCGGGCGGCCAGGGTGAGGGCCTTCCGCGAGGGCGACGACCCGGCCTTCCTGATCAGCCTCAAGGCCGGCGGCTTCGGGCTCAACCTCACCGAGGCCGACTACGTCTTCGTGCTCGACCCGTGGTGGAACCCGGCCGCCGAGGCGCAGGCCGTCGACCGCACCCACCGGATCGGGCAGACCCGCCCGGTCAACGTCTACCGGATGGTCTCCACCGGCACGATCGAGGAGAAGGTCGTGGCCCTCCAGGCGCGCAAGCGCAAGCTCTTCGCCACCGTCGTCGACTCCGGCGAGCTGGGCTCGGGGCGGATCACCGTCGCGGACATCCGCGGGCTGCTGGGGGAGTGA
- a CDS encoding response regulator transcription factor, translating to MQNIAATQGTPTERLGAAVEGLVRAVRADLGILACLGADDVDLRALSGLTARHEEHAATVLRVTTGDQPFFDRLRAGATAVTTAARVYTPGRWHGAQFRARLVRHWGVREVVAVPVRGRVRTTAVLIGRDGLDFDEDELRLLTELQPVVSALVAILDLDSLPTPTARLVRLTEREDSILKLLSQGLTASRMARLAGCSPRTVHHHLASIYAKLDVGDRLSAVNRARELGLVDGDTLLLT from the coding sequence GTGCAGAACATAGCCGCCACGCAGGGAACACCGACGGAACGCCTGGGCGCAGCCGTCGAGGGGTTGGTGCGCGCGGTCCGGGCGGACCTGGGCATCCTCGCGTGCCTGGGCGCCGACGACGTGGACCTGCGTGCGCTGTCGGGGCTCACGGCCCGCCACGAGGAGCATGCCGCCACCGTGCTGCGGGTGACGACCGGCGACCAGCCGTTCTTCGACCGCCTGCGGGCGGGCGCCACCGCGGTGACGACCGCCGCCCGCGTCTACACCCCCGGACGGTGGCACGGCGCCCAGTTCCGCGCCCGGCTCGTCCGGCACTGGGGTGTCAGGGAGGTCGTCGCCGTCCCGGTGCGCGGCAGGGTCCGGACGACGGCTGTGCTCATCGGCAGGGACGGCCTCGACTTCGACGAGGACGAGCTGCGCCTGCTCACCGAGCTCCAGCCCGTGGTGAGCGCGCTGGTAGCCATCCTGGACCTCGACTCGCTGCCCACACCCACCGCCCGCCTGGTGCGGCTCACCGAGCGCGAGGACTCGATCCTGAAGCTGCTCTCCCAGGGGCTGACCGCCAGCCGCATGGCCCGGCTGGCGGGCTGCTCGCCCCGGACCGTGCACCACCACCTGGCCAGCATCTACGCCAAGCTCGACGTCGGCGACCGGCTCTCAGCGGTCAACCGCGCCAGGGAGCTCGGCCTGGTGGACGGCGACACCCTGCTCCTGACCTGA
- the icmF gene encoding fused isobutyryl-CoA mutase/GTPase IcmF — protein MAENARTPHTPKNPVRIVSAASLFDGHDASINIMRRIMQSQGAEVVHLGHNRSVQEVVDAAIDEDANAVAISSYQGGHVEYFEYLVQQLAAHGAPHVRVVGGGGGVIVPAEIARLREAGVTIFSPEDGQRLGLPGMINQVIEEADYDLWDQGAADVDAVLAGDRTAIARAITGAETGRLPEEDRARYAEAAASRTVPVLGITGTGGSGKSSLTDELLRRFRVDQGDRLHVAVLAIDPTRRKGGGALLGDRIRMNSLAPSIIAGAAAEQAAEDRDPHAIDHDRPLFRSMATRGEREVPEAVPVALDVLKAAGFDLIVVETPGIGQGDAGIVPLVDVSLYVMTPEFGAASQLEKIDMLDFADVVAINKFERRGAMDALRDVGRQMVRNREAFGKKPQDMPVFGTSAATFNDDGVTALYQELLRRLTEHGLPVAEGTLPRVDVRHSSMIRQVVPPTRVRYLAEIADTVRGYHADTERYADAASRVQRLEYTADELASHFGRTGAADHGVDELLEAARAELPTEVAELQEKWPEIVAAYSGDEHTVRVRDRDITTKLTRESLSGTKVPRVAVPRYRDAGDLVRFWRRENLPGFFPYTAGVFAFKRDNEDPARMFAGEGDPFRTNRRFKLLSEGQPATRLSTAFDSVTLYGRDPDLRPDIYGKVGTSGVSVATLDDMKTLYDGFDLLSPTTSVSMTINGPAPTVLAFFLNTAIDQQLDAFREREGREPSGAEAEELRAHALANVRGTVQADILKEDQGQNTCLFTTEFSLRMMGDIQEWFIEHGVRNFYSVSISGYHIAEAGANPLSQLAFTLSNGFTYVESYLARGMDINDFAPNLSFFFSNGMDPEYSVIGRVARRIWAVAMREKYGANERSQKLKYHVQTSGRSLHAQEMDFNDIRTTLQALIAIYDNANSLHTNAYDEAVTTPSTESVRRALAIQLIINKEWGLAMNENPNQGSFIIEELTDLVEEAVLTEFDRISERGGVLGAMETGYQRGKIQDESMLYEHLKHDGSLPIVGVNTFLRPRSEGEEDKTVELARATEDEKRSQLERVADFQERHRDEAAEALDRLKEAAMSGDNVFAVLMDAARVCSLQQVTEAFFEVGGQYRRNV, from the coding sequence ATGGCCGAGAACGCACGCACACCGCATACCCCGAAGAACCCGGTCCGCATCGTCAGCGCGGCCAGCCTGTTCGACGGGCACGACGCCTCGATCAACATCATGCGCCGGATCATGCAGAGCCAGGGTGCCGAGGTCGTCCACCTGGGACACAACCGTTCGGTCCAGGAGGTCGTCGACGCCGCGATCGACGAGGACGCCAACGCGGTGGCGATCTCCTCCTACCAGGGCGGGCACGTCGAGTACTTCGAGTACCTCGTCCAGCAGCTGGCCGCGCACGGCGCCCCGCACGTGAGGGTCGTGGGCGGGGGCGGCGGCGTCATCGTCCCGGCGGAGATCGCGCGGCTGCGCGAGGCCGGGGTGACGATCTTCTCGCCCGAGGACGGGCAGCGGCTGGGCCTGCCGGGCATGATCAACCAGGTCATCGAGGAGGCCGACTACGACCTGTGGGACCAGGGTGCGGCCGACGTCGACGCCGTCCTCGCCGGGGACCGGACCGCGATCGCGCGCGCGATCACGGGGGCCGAGACCGGTCGCCTCCCCGAGGAGGACAGGGCGAGGTATGCAGAGGCCGCCGCCTCCCGCACGGTCCCCGTCCTGGGGATCACCGGCACCGGCGGGTCGGGCAAGTCCTCGCTCACCGACGAGCTGCTGCGCCGCTTCCGCGTCGACCAGGGCGACCGCCTGCACGTCGCGGTCCTCGCGATCGACCCCACGCGGCGCAAGGGCGGCGGCGCGCTGCTCGGCGACCGGATCCGGATGAACTCCCTGGCCCCCTCGATCATCGCCGGGGCGGCCGCCGAGCAGGCGGCCGAGGACCGCGACCCGCACGCGATCGACCACGACCGCCCGCTGTTCCGCTCGATGGCCACCCGCGGCGAGCGGGAGGTGCCCGAGGCGGTGCCGGTCGCCCTCGACGTCCTCAAGGCTGCGGGTTTCGACCTGATCGTCGTGGAGACGCCCGGGATCGGCCAGGGCGACGCCGGGATCGTCCCGCTCGTCGACGTCTCGCTCTACGTGATGACGCCCGAGTTCGGCGCGGCCAGCCAGCTGGAGAAGATCGACATGCTCGACTTCGCCGACGTGGTCGCGATCAACAAGTTCGAGCGCCGCGGGGCGATGGACGCCCTGCGCGACGTGGGCCGCCAGATGGTCCGCAACCGCGAGGCGTTCGGCAAGAAGCCCCAGGACATGCCGGTCTTCGGCACCTCGGCGGCGACCTTCAACGACGACGGCGTGACCGCGCTCTACCAGGAGCTCCTGCGACGCCTCACCGAGCACGGCCTGCCCGTGGCCGAGGGGACGCTGCCGCGCGTCGACGTGCGCCACTCCTCGATGATCCGCCAGGTGGTGCCGCCCACCCGGGTCCGCTACCTGGCCGAGATCGCCGACACGGTCCGCGGCTACCACGCCGACACCGAGCGGTATGCCGACGCCGCCTCCCGGGTGCAGCGCCTGGAGTACACCGCGGACGAGCTCGCCTCACACTTCGGGCGGACGGGCGCGGCGGACCACGGCGTCGACGAGCTGCTGGAGGCCGCGAGGGCCGAGCTGCCGACCGAGGTCGCCGAGCTGCAGGAGAAGTGGCCCGAGATCGTCGCCGCATACTCCGGGGACGAGCACACGGTGCGCGTGCGCGACCGGGACATCACCACGAAGCTGACCAGGGAGTCGCTCTCCGGCACCAAGGTGCCGCGGGTGGCGGTGCCGCGCTACCGGGACGCGGGTGACCTGGTCCGCTTCTGGCGCCGGGAGAACCTGCCGGGCTTCTTCCCGTACACCGCCGGGGTGTTCGCGTTCAAGCGGGACAACGAGGACCCGGCGCGGATGTTCGCGGGGGAGGGCGACCCGTTCCGGACCAACCGGCGCTTCAAGCTGCTCTCCGAGGGGCAGCCGGCGACGCGCCTGTCCACCGCCTTCGACTCGGTCACCCTCTACGGGCGCGACCCCGACCTGCGTCCCGACATCTACGGCAAGGTCGGCACCTCAGGCGTCTCGGTCGCGACCCTGGACGACATGAAGACGCTCTACGACGGCTTCGACCTGCTCTCGCCGACGACCTCGGTGTCGATGACGATCAACGGCCCGGCGCCGACCGTGCTGGCGTTCTTCCTCAACACGGCCATCGACCAGCAGCTCGACGCCTTCCGCGAGCGGGAGGGGCGCGAGCCGTCCGGCGCCGAGGCCGAGGAGCTGCGGGCGCACGCGCTGGCCAACGTGCGCGGCACGGTGCAGGCCGACATCCTCAAGGAGGACCAGGGCCAGAACACCTGCCTGTTCACCACCGAGTTCTCGCTGCGGATGATGGGCGACATCCAGGAGTGGTTCATCGAGCACGGGGTGCGCAACTTCTACTCGGTCTCGATCTCCGGCTACCACATCGCCGAGGCCGGGGCCAACCCGCTGAGCCAGCTGGCGTTCACCCTGTCCAACGGGTTCACCTACGTGGAGTCCTACCTGGCGCGAGGGATGGACATCAACGACTTCGCGCCCAACCTGTCCTTCTTCTTCTCCAACGGGATGGACCCCGAGTACTCCGTCATCGGGCGGGTGGCCCGGCGGATCTGGGCCGTGGCGATGCGCGAGAAGTACGGCGCCAACGAGCGCAGCCAGAAGCTGAAGTACCACGTGCAGACCTCCGGGCGCTCGCTGCACGCCCAGGAGATGGACTTCAACGACATCCGGACCACGCTGCAGGCGCTCATCGCGATCTACGACAACGCCAACAGCCTGCACACCAACGCCTACGACGAGGCGGTCACCACGCCGTCCACGGAGTCGGTGCGCCGGGCCCTGGCGATCCAGCTCATCATCAACAAGGAGTGGGGCCTGGCGATGAACGAGAACCCCAACCAGGGCTCGTTCATCATCGAGGAGCTGACCGACCTCGTGGAGGAGGCGGTGCTGACCGAGTTCGACCGGATCTCCGAGCGCGGCGGCGTCCTCGGGGCGATGGAGACCGGGTACCAGCGCGGCAAGATCCAGGACGAGTCGATGCTCTACGAGCACCTGAAGCACGACGGGTCGCTGCCGATCGTCGGGGTCAACACCTTCCTGCGGCCCAGGAGCGAGGGCGAGGAGGACAAGACGGTCGAGCTGGCCCGCGCCACCGAGGACGAGAAGCGCTCGCAGCTGGAGCGCGTCGCCGACTTCCAGGAGCGGCACCGCGACGAGGCCGCCGAGGCGCTGGACCGGCTCAAGGAGGCCGCGATGTCGGGCGACAACGTCTTCGCGGTGCTCATGGACGCGGCCAGGGTCTGCTCGCTGCAGCAGGTGACCGAGGCGTTCTTCGAGGTCGGCGGGCAGTACCGGCGCAACGTCTGA
- a CDS encoding MarR family winged helix-turn-helix transcriptional regulator, translated as MSTERDPIRAAHHQWVRHGWDEAADGMAMVTSLVRVNQLLHERIDAVLRPLDLSFARYEVLRLLAFVAEGSGEMAMTRLGSLLQVHPTSVTSAVDRLVRQGYVRRARSATDRRVVLASLTGAGREVVEEATEGLNRAVFERPGLPADAVQELTDLLGRLRADAGDHVRPRQTPSAFSPG; from the coding sequence GTGAGCACCGAGCGGGACCCGATCCGGGCGGCCCACCACCAGTGGGTCCGTCACGGCTGGGACGAGGCCGCCGACGGGATGGCGATGGTGACCTCGCTCGTCCGCGTCAACCAGCTCCTGCACGAGCGGATCGACGCCGTGCTCCGGCCCCTCGACCTCTCCTTCGCCCGCTACGAGGTGCTGCGGCTGCTGGCGTTCGTCGCCGAGGGCTCGGGGGAGATGGCGATGACCCGGCTGGGCTCCCTGCTGCAGGTGCACCCGACCAGCGTCACCAGCGCGGTGGACCGGCTGGTGCGCCAGGGCTACGTGCGCCGGGCGCGCAGCGCCACCGACCGGCGGGTCGTGCTCGCCTCGCTCACCGGTGCCGGCCGCGAGGTCGTCGAGGAAGCCACCGAGGGGCTCAACCGCGCGGTCTTCGAACGTCCCGGACTGCCGGCCGACGCGGTCCAGGAGCTGACCGACCTGCTCGGGCGGCTGCGCGCCGACGCCGGCGACCACGTCCGTCCCCGCCAGACCCCGTCGGCTTTTTCGCCGGGATAG
- a CDS encoding UTP--glucose-1-phosphate uridylyltransferase has product MTDGRTLSLERLRADGASEPALATFALQYDRLAAGATGLIHEADVAPATPDVFLADLSEDPAQQEARRAALDTTVVITLNGGLGTSMGLAGPKSLLPVRRDLTFLDITVRQVLALRERLGVRLPLLLMDSFATREATLERLTAYPGLAVGDLPLDFLQSREPKLRADDLTPVAWPADPRLEWCPPGHGDLYPSLLASGLLDQLLEAGYTQAFVSNVDNLGAVPDPRLAAWFAGAGVGYAAEVCPRTEMDRKGGHLVRRRSDGRLVLRDTAQTAPEELVHFMDGDKHPFVHTNNLWMDLARLRDMLRERGGVLELPLIRNAKTVDPTDPSSTPVVQIETAMGGAVELFEDSVCVGVTRERFVPVKTTNELLLLRSDVYDVGEDTAYLLRRSVDEAPVITLAKEHYAMVDDLDARFPHGAPGLRRARRLDVEGDWTFGADVEVVGQVVLADEGPSQVPDGTVLTG; this is encoded by the coding sequence ATGACCGACGGACGAACCCTCTCCCTGGAGCGCCTGCGCGCCGACGGCGCCAGCGAGCCCGCCCTGGCGACCTTCGCCCTGCAGTACGACCGCCTCGCAGCCGGTGCCACCGGCCTGATTCACGAGGCGGACGTCGCGCCGGCCACGCCGGACGTCTTCCTCGCCGACCTCTCCGAGGACCCGGCACAGCAGGAGGCGCGCCGGGCCGCCCTGGACACCACGGTGGTCATCACGCTCAACGGCGGGCTGGGCACCTCGATGGGCCTGGCCGGACCCAAGTCGCTGCTCCCGGTGCGCCGGGACCTGACCTTCCTGGACATCACCGTGCGCCAGGTGCTCGCGCTGCGCGAGCGGCTCGGGGTCCGCCTCCCCCTGCTGCTGATGGACAGCTTCGCCACGAGGGAGGCGACGCTGGAGCGGCTCACGGCATACCCCGGCCTGGCGGTGGGCGACCTGCCCCTGGACTTCCTGCAGAGCCGCGAGCCCAAGCTGCGCGCCGACGACCTCACGCCGGTGGCGTGGCCGGCCGACCCGCGCCTGGAGTGGTGCCCCCCGGGGCACGGCGACCTCTACCCCTCGCTGCTGGCCAGCGGGCTGCTGGACCAGCTGCTCGAGGCGGGCTACACGCAGGCGTTCGTCTCCAACGTGGACAACCTGGGCGCGGTGCCCGACCCCCGGCTGGCGGCCTGGTTCGCCGGGGCGGGCGTCGGCTACGCGGCCGAGGTGTGCCCGCGCACGGAGATGGACCGCAAGGGCGGGCACCTGGTGCGCCGCCGCTCCGACGGCCGGCTCGTCCTGCGCGACACCGCGCAGACCGCCCCCGAGGAGCTCGTCCACTTCATGGACGGTGACAAGCATCCCTTCGTGCACACCAACAACCTGTGGATGGACCTGGCCCGGCTGCGCGACATGCTGCGCGAGCGGGGCGGGGTCCTGGAGCTGCCGCTCATCCGCAACGCCAAGACCGTCGACCCGACCGACCCCTCGTCCACGCCGGTCGTCCAGATCGAGACGGCCATGGGCGGGGCGGTCGAGCTGTTCGAGGACTCGGTCTGCGTGGGCGTCACCCGCGAGCGCTTCGTCCCGGTCAAGACCACCAACGAGCTGCTGCTGCTGCGCTCGGACGTCTACGACGTGGGCGAGGACACGGCCTACCTGCTGCGCCGGTCCGTCGACGAGGCGCCGGTGATCACGCTGGCCAAGGAGCACTACGCGATGGTCGACGACCTGGACGCGCGCTTCCCGCACGGCGCGCCCGGGCTGCGGCGCGCGCGGCGCCTGGACGTCGAGGGCGACTGGACGTTCGGCGCGGACGTGGAGGTGGTCGGGCAGGTCGTGCTCGCCGACGAGGGCCCCTCCCAGGTCCCCGACGGGACGGTCCTGACCGGCTGA
- a CDS encoding helical backbone metal receptor: MPRTLTDDLGHPVELPDGEVARVVSLVPSLTEAVAATRREALVGATDWCTRPADLDVARVRGTKNPDRAAVRALDPQLVLVVQEENRELDVRRLREAGVPVWVMVIESVPQALAAMRRLFEDVLGWGVPGWLETVEGVWGPSPDPEVPRPGVVAGRQSERVERTRVAVPIWRDPWMVVGSRNFTSDLLRRAGLENVFEDHQGRYPHVDVADVDGSGADVVLLPDEPYEFTAQDGPEAFTRTPTRLVSGRLLTWYGPSLLEAWEQLAALRRPDRPARR; the protein is encoded by the coding sequence ATGCCGCGCACCCTCACCGACGACCTCGGCCACCCCGTGGAGCTGCCCGACGGGGAGGTGGCACGCGTCGTCTCGCTCGTGCCGTCGCTGACCGAGGCGGTCGCCGCCACCCGCCGCGAGGCGCTGGTCGGGGCCACCGACTGGTGCACCCGTCCGGCCGACCTCGACGTGGCGCGGGTCCGCGGCACCAAGAACCCGGACCGCGCCGCGGTGCGGGCTCTCGACCCGCAGCTGGTCCTCGTCGTCCAGGAGGAGAACCGCGAGCTCGACGTTCGCCGGCTGCGCGAGGCCGGGGTCCCCGTGTGGGTCATGGTCATCGAGTCGGTGCCGCAGGCGCTGGCTGCGATGCGCCGGCTCTTCGAGGACGTGCTGGGCTGGGGCGTGCCCGGATGGCTGGAGACGGTCGAGGGGGTATGGGGCCCCTCGCCCGATCCGGAGGTCCCCCGTCCTGGCGTCGTGGCCGGTCGTCAGTCGGAGCGGGTCGAGCGGACGCGGGTCGCGGTCCCGATCTGGCGGGACCCGTGGATGGTCGTCGGGTCGCGCAACTTCACCTCCGACCTGCTGCGACGGGCCGGGCTGGAGAACGTCTTCGAGGACCACCAGGGCCGCTACCCGCACGTCGACGTGGCGGACGTCGACGGCTCCGGGGCCGACGTCGTCCTGCTGCCGGACGAGCCCTACGAGTTCACCGCGCAGGACGGCCCGGAGGCGTTCACCCGCACGCCGACCCGGCTGGTGAGCGGGCGGCTGCTGACCTGGTACGGCCCCTCGCTGCTCGAGGCCTGGGAGCAGCTCGCGGCCCTGCGGCGGCCCGACCGGCCCGCCCGGCGGTAG